The following coding sequences lie in one Rutidosis leptorrhynchoides isolate AG116_Rl617_1_P2 chromosome 6, CSIRO_AGI_Rlap_v1, whole genome shotgun sequence genomic window:
- the LOC139854112 gene encoding uncharacterized protein, translating to MTAALRQLAHGYTPNLLDEYLQMSELVGRESLHNFCKCIIDLYANVYLREPTLHDIHRLYEGHERIHGFSGMLGSIDCMHWAWAKCLVTWRGPYMRGDHNHPAITLEAVASYDNWIWHAYFGVAGSNNDINVLKTSDLFNSMLNEEMSDVPYHINGVQYRRGYYLADDIYPTWAAFVKGFSSVVDEKRSYFTKKQAGARKDVERTFGILQGRWHILQ from the coding sequence ATGACAGCCGCACTACGCCAGCTAGCACACGGTTATACACCGAATTTGTTGGATGAGTATCTGCAAATGTCTGAACTAGTTGGCCGGGAATCTCTACACAACTTTTGTAAGTGTATCATTGATTTGTATGCTAACGTCTACCTAAGAGAGCCTACGTTGCACGACATTCACCGTTTGTATGAAGGTCATGAAAGGATTCATGGTTTTTCGGGCATGTTGGGTAGTATAGATTGTATGCACTGGGCATGGGCAAAATGTCTGGTTACGTGGAGAGGACCGTATATGCGAGGCGATCACAATCACCCAGCTATTACGCTTGAAGCAGTCGCCTCCTATGATAATTGGATTTGGCATGCGTATTTTGGTGTGGCGGGTTCAAACAACGATATTAATGTCCTAAAAACTAGTGATTTGTTCAACTCAATGCTTAATGAGGAAATGTCCGACGTACCTTATCACATAAACGGTGTTCAATACAGAAGAGGGTACTATTTAGCTGACGATATTTACCCAACATGGGCGGCATTTGTTAAGGGATTTTCAAGTGTCGTTGACGAAAAGCGTTCTTACTTTACAAAGAAACAAGCGGGCGCTCGCAAAGATGTTGAAAGAACTTTTGGGATCCTACAAGGTCGTTGGCATATTCTTCAGTAA